The Aphanothece sacrum FPU1 nucleotide sequence ACGCTTATGAAATCCTTTTTCATCCCCAACCTGCACCTGCAAATAGTAGTTTAACCACTTTAGTTACTATTGAATTACGTCGTCGAGATGGAGAACCCGTTGATCCTTGGTTACAAGAAGAAGTCAACCAAAGCAGTTAGCTAATAAGTATCTCAAGTTATTGGTTAAAATTAAAGAATTTTGTCTAAAAACCTGCTCGTATCTAAAAATTAAAGACACAACCGTCATCAGTAGGGGTCAACGGCCCTTGACCCCTAGATTATTAAAAAATATTACAATAAGGAGAGGAAATATTAAATAATGTAAAGAAGCAAGGATGTCAAAACGGGTTATTGTTATAGGAGCGGGAATCGGTGGATTAACGACTGGAGCCTTATTAGCCCGTCGAGGATACCAACTGACCATTTATGAGCAAGCCTTTGTCCCTGGGGGATGCGCTTCCACCTTTAAACGTCGAGGGTTTACCTTTGATGTAGGAGCAACTCAGGTGGCAGGATTAGAACCTGGAGGCATTCATCAGCGCATTTTTGCCGAATTAGAGGTAGAATTACCCCTAGCCACTCCCTGTGACCCCGCTTGTGCTGTTTTCTTACCCGGAGAAACCGAACCCATTAACGTTTGGCGAGATCCCCAGAAGTGGCAAGCAGAAAGACAAAGACAATTTCCAGGAAGTGAAGCTTTTTGGCAATTATTAAGCAAATTATTCCAAGCTAGTTGGAATTTTCAAGGACGAGATCCCGTATTACCCCCGCGAAATCTTTGGGATCTTTGGCAGTTAGTCTCCGCTATGCGCTTAGATACGTTAATCACCGTTCCCTTTGCTTTAATGACCGTAGGGGATGCTTTACGGTTGTATGGGTTGTCAGAAGATAAACGTCTCAAAACCTTTTTAGATGTACAGCTTAAGCTTTATTCTCAGGTAAATGCAGACGAAACTGCTCTTTTGTATGCCGCGACTGCTTTAGCTGTATCCCAACAGCCTCAAGGATTGTATCATTTGCAAGACAGTATGCAGGTCTTAAGCGATCGCTTAGTCGAAGGGTTAGAAAAGCATGGAGGACAACTATTAACAGGCCATAAGGTTGAAACTATTCACACGGACAAAAATCAGGCTAAAAGGGTCACTATTCGTCATCAGAAAACTGGAGAAACCTTTACAGAAACTGCCGATCATATTGTGGCTAATGTCCCGGTGCAGAACTTAATACAAATGCTGGATACGCCCCTGTCACCTTCTCCCTTATGGAAACTGTATCAACGACGTATCCATAAATTACCCGAAGCATCAGGAGCATTTGTAGTCTATTTAGGGGTTGATCGTCAAGCTATACCCCAAGGATGTCCCCCCCATTTACAATTCTTATACGATTATGACGGCCCCATAGGAGAAAACAACTCCTTATTTGTATCCGTCAGTAAACCAGAGGATGGACGGGCCCCGAAGGGAAAAGCTACCATTATTGCCTCATCTTTCACTGAGGCGCAAATTTGGTGGCAAATTACCCCCGAAAGGTATCAAGAATTGAAAACTCAGTATACACAAGAAGCGATCACCCGTTTAAGCCAATATTTTCATCTGACGGCCGACACCATTATTCATCAAGAAGCCGCCACACCCCGCACCTTTGCTCATTTTACAGCCAGAGATAAAGGAGTTGTGGGAGGTATTGGTCAAAGAGTGTCTACCTTTGGCCCATTTGGAATAGCCACCCGAACCCCCATTAACCATCTGTGGTTAGTGGGAGACTCTACTCATCCAGGGGAAGGAACAGCAGGGGTTAGTTATTCGGCCTTAACAGTTGTGAGACAAATTGAGCTAAACTAATGAGTAGTCGATAGACGATGATGATTATCACTTAGTTGACTATTCCTCATCATTTGGTGGCCAATAGGAGGAGCCGCAGGAGAAGCAGAAGGATCTTGTAATCCCTCCGTATTAAAACGATAACCCACATTACGCACCGTTTGAATCAGACTCGGTTGACGGGGATCAGTTTCGATTTTTTTGCGCAGTGACAGAACGTGAGTATCGATAGTCCGTGGATTATCAATAGCCTCGGGCCAGGCCCGTTGTAGTAACTCCGAACGACTTAAGGGGTTGCCTTCCGCTTGAGCTAGAACGTATAATAAACTAAATTCTTGAGGAGTAAGATCGACGAAATCCCCACGAAATTGTACCCGACGTTGGACTAAATCGATTTTTAGATCTCCATAGTCAAGATACATAGGGGCAGAAGCCACTCGCAAGCGTCTAATAAGGGCTTCAACCCGGGCCATAAACTCTTGCATCCCAAAAGGTTTGCTCAGATAATCATCCGCTCCAGCATTTAGCCCTCTGACAATATCTTTTTCACCGTTACGGGCTGATAAAATTAAGACTAGGGACTGCCTTTGTTGATGAAGCCATTGGCACAATTCTATCCCATCTCCGTCAGGAAGATCAGAGTCTAAAATAACTAAGGCTGGCTGGCGATGGGCAAAGGAATTTCGAGCTTGCTGAATATTAGCACATTGTTGAGCCATATAACCAGCTTGCTGTAAATGCCAACCTAATAAGGATCTCAGGTGAGGATTTCCCTCAACAATGGCAATATAAATCAAACTCACCTTAGTTGTATTCCTTCTAAAATAACACCCATTAGCCTAACAAACGCAATGTCAAGAATTTGTAACATCTGTTACTCTAGGTTATCACTAATTCCGAAGAAAAGCTTAAATTTTGTCTATTATATTGCTGATGGAAATTTCTCCTGTTAAGTGATCAAGATTTTAAGTCAACAACGGGGTAAAATAGGGTTAGGAGTGAATTAACCTTGTTAATGTCTAAATTTTCGGCAGAATTCCTTGCTTTCTTTTAAGGGATTGATTAGCATTAAACCATTAATAGTATTATCCCCTTTTAAACGCACTAATTAGGATTAT carries:
- a CDS encoding response regulator transcription factor, encoding MSLIYIAIVEGNPHLRSLLGWHLQQAGYMAQQCANIQQARNSFAHRQPALVILDSDLPDGDGIELCQWLHQQRQSLVLILSARNGEKDIVRGLNAGADDYLSKPFGMQEFMARVEALIRRLRVASAPMYLDYGDLKIDLVQRRVQFRGDFVDLTPQEFSLLYVLAQAEGNPLSRSELLQRAWPEAIDNPRTIDTHVLSLRKKIETDPRQPSLIQTVRNVGYRFNTEGLQDPSASPAAPPIGHQMMRNSQLSDNHHRLSTTH
- the crtD gene encoding C-3',4' desaturase CrtD → MSKRVIVIGAGIGGLTTGALLARRGYQLTIYEQAFVPGGCASTFKRRGFTFDVGATQVAGLEPGGIHQRIFAELEVELPLATPCDPACAVFLPGETEPINVWRDPQKWQAERQRQFPGSEAFWQLLSKLFQASWNFQGRDPVLPPRNLWDLWQLVSAMRLDTLITVPFALMTVGDALRLYGLSEDKRLKTFLDVQLKLYSQVNADETALLYAATALAVSQQPQGLYHLQDSMQVLSDRLVEGLEKHGGQLLTGHKVETIHTDKNQAKRVTIRHQKTGETFTETADHIVANVPVQNLIQMLDTPLSPSPLWKLYQRRIHKLPEASGAFVVYLGVDRQAIPQGCPPHLQFLYDYDGPIGENNSLFVSVSKPEDGRAPKGKATIIASSFTEAQIWWQITPERYQELKTQYTQEAITRLSQYFHLTADTIIHQEAATPRTFAHFTARDKGVVGGIGQRVSTFGPFGIATRTPINHLWLVGDSTHPGEGTAGVSYSALTVVRQIELN